The sequence below is a genomic window from Gossypium hirsutum isolate 1008001.06 chromosome A11, Gossypium_hirsutum_v2.1, whole genome shotgun sequence.
TTTGcttattttcgattagactaaagacatgtttaggttcgtctactaatacaagctgtcTTTCCGTATTACAATCTAACCATGTAATAACGTTTAGTATCAGTTAAAGATTAGACAACCAACGagtaacatttgcttccattttgctttgcgtgcaaaaaccatgtgaggataatatacaaagtattgatgtaatttatgaataattttactaaccaatctgttcgaaaaattaaaaaatgtacttaaattaaaatactacacttagagcACCAGATCTAACATTCTCAATATTTCCCATTACATTTCCAACATGAATCTCACATGAACCAAGCTTAACCACTAACCTTTTAATGGTTTCTAACCCAATTTCTCTAAGTTCTCTTTAATGGCAATTTAAGCTAACTTCAAAAATCACAAAATCTAACCATTAAATTGGTTGTACTAATCTTCTTACTTTAAAAAGCTATGAATTGTTTTGAAGAAAAGCTTGCTTATGTATTGTATTAATGGCCAAATATGGAGGAAAGAACTCaactcttttttcttctttaagtTCAGTCTTGaagagaagaagatgaagatgatatttaaaaatttataattagtcCACTGAATTTGGTGTAATTAGAGCACACCATTTACACTTTTCAATTCTTAAGGGTAGGGTGGGAATTGGAGTAATTAAGTGAGCAATTACAAACCAGTACACTAAAATCCAATTAACTTATGACTTTTCAAACATGTCCATATATGATTTAAGTttgaaaagttatttttatacaataatagtattttaatttaagaatttatgtatatttaaaaatattctttattttacttatttcgtttaaataatttaaaatttttgttaataatAGATAATTTCCTATATGTTGAGCtactaaatagttaattaaattacatagtatttattattacttatttatactaaatttaactaatttacatattatttattatttattatttatacttggTCAATGATCAATTGATGGTAACAGTGAGTATATATTTAATGTTAGAGAGAGAATAACTTAACAAATATTGAATGTTAGagtaatttggtaaaattgcttagcttgtttatttttcttgttaatttattAGCAATCGTATTGTCAAATACTTTTGGACTATCGTATCATATATGATTGTTTGattttaggattttttatttgtttaaatatttttttcttaaatattatttataatttctataataattaatattttttagaatttaaaattacttagttatgtaattattatttatattatcaaatataacataagGAATTATGATGTAATTACACTCTACTAGTCAAACATGTCTAGAGAGTTAGAATTCCTTATAACTACAAGAGAATGTAGTTACTACCTTAGTAATTATATTACTATCCACTCACTCTGTAAGTAATTATATTACTATCCACTCACTCTGTGGTGCCTAAACTTACCCTTAAAATTTCTTTGTAAAAATTTAAGTTTTCCATTTTTGCTAGAAAAagaaaacactaaaattaattatatataaggaatggataaaacaaataaataaaataaaatggttcTCTCCTAAAATCCAAGTTTTCCCTTATAAATATTCGATAATTCTTGTAACAACCTAAGTTTTCCCCTTTTAtcgaaaaaactaaaatttaatcttaaaaattgaaaaaaataaaggaaattaaaaaggtaaaatgagtgaccaaaataaaaaattattaaagttgaGAGACTAAAATAAGTGTACAATAACAGTGTCATTAGCCACATTAATGATGagaaactaaaatgaaaaaaatatctaATGATGAGTgaccaaaactaaaaaaaaaaaccatctaACGATGGtgctatatttgaattttatttattttttattatcaaaatgaaAATCTATTAAAGATCGTGATTGGCTGTgtaatttatcttattatttgtatgtaaaaataacaaatttcttTTGAGGAAACTGCACTAATAGTTACCcaatattagtattttttaacATAATAGCAACTTAAACCCtcaacatttaaaacattgtaCCAAATTagtctcaattttaaaaaatttagccctcaacatttacacattgtgtaatttggtcttttttttacaattttacttttctttgtgacccttttcacctaaaaagctaaaaatacaaacttatcaactaaatttgattgaaaatgtacaaaaaaattaaaacaccaaaaattataatataatgatTTTCTTGTTTTCCCATTCTTTTATAGATTAACTctgaatattaaaaaaacaaaattataaaaaaattaaattatataatgcgtaaatattaataattaaatattttagaatctaaaattaatttggcataatttataaatattaaatgttaaaattactattatattaattttaaaagcagtaataatgataaaaaaaataaaattgaatagtgGAAATATTAATAGTTAGGTGATTTaacctttctttttttattttaaaggctTGATTCAACTGGAcccgaaccgatccaaatatccCGCTCCCTACACTCAAATAGCAAATTGTTCGTATATAAGCTTTCCTAAAATCTGGAAACcccccttaaaccctaaatcccaaaATCTCTGAACTCAAAATGATTCACTAAAGTTAGAGCTTTTGGGGTAGATTCAATTCACCCATCAAACCTTCGCTTCCCCCGTCAATTTTATTTTCCTTCgagaaataagaaaaaatgaCAATCCATTCGGTTGTAATCCAAAAGCTCTTAACAACAAATGCTCACATCGGCCGACAAGTAGCAACCCACCACTTCAAACAATTCACCTACGGCTTCCGAAATAGACAATCCATTATCGATTCCGACAAGACCCTAATCTGTCTCCGCAATGCTCTCAACTTCCTTTCCTGCCTCTCTCGTGATCCTTCTTCCTCTTTCCTCTTCATCAACACTAACCCTCTTTTCCAACCCATAATCGACGAGATGACCTCCAGAGTCACCAGCTTAATCCCTGAAAGGGCTAGCAGCCTTTGGAAGATGCGTGGCTTTTTGACCAACAGTTGTAGTCCTAAGAAGTTTCGTTCTAGGCACAAGAAATTGGTTTTCGCGCCAACTAAGATGCCGGATTGTGTTGTGATTTTCGACACTGAGAGGAAAAGTTCCGTCTTTTTGGAAGCGGAAAGGTTGGGGATCCCGATTGTTGCCTTGGTTGATTCCAGTATGCCGTGGGAGTATTATAAGAAGGTTACTTATCCAATACCGGCCAATGATTCTGTTCAGTTCGTTTACTTGATATGTAACATGATAACTAAGTGTCTTATGTTGGAGAAGAAAAAAGACGGAGCAAAGGGACCTGGGAAGAAGGCTACAATCAagtatgtttttattatatttttaaagtttctttTTCTGGGTTTGAGATTTGAATGTTTTGATAGGatggattctttttatttttctttctaattttggGGGATAGGGTGGGTTTTATCTCTGAACTTTGGGTGCTGTGACCGAAATTGAGTATAAAAATCATAGGGTATAAGGTGTGCATTGgatgctgattttattgatttaACTAGAGAGGAAATAAGAGACCGGCTAAGTTTGTTGGCAGTAATTGTTGTAAGATTGGATGTGCTTGATGGATGATTTAAGAGTAATTTTGAGTTGTGGACATAAGTTTCTCGATATATAAATGACAATCTTGAGTTATTACTAAGTTGTTCCTTGCTTAAGTAGCTTGATTGAGGATCTTAGTATAGAGAGAATATCCTTTTCCCAGTTCTTATCGGTTTACTTCTGATAATTGTGCAGAATGATAGGTTTATTTCTTATTTTGTAGTCCCTGTCTGGAATTCTTGTTCTGAAGTTTGTCTATTTTATACGAGTTGAGTTTTCATGGTTTGCTGTTGCATTGTTTCTTCTGTTCTTTGTTTTTGTATTGGAACTATTTCCAGTTGTCTGGTTTATTTGAAATCCAATATTTGATTAAAGGGACCGAGTAGAGAGCACAAGTGAGAGTGAAGGCAGTGCAAGTGATGAAGTGCTTGTTGTTCCTTATGAAAACTTAGCACCTATGTCTTGTGGTAATATTTTCTCATTATTCTTTTACTTGTGAATTTATTGTATTCCAAATATAGCATCGAGAAAAATATAACAGTACATTAGAGTTCAGCTTGTATAATTTGCTTGTTTGGATTCTTTCTGTCTTGAAGCAGATGTTGCTGAATCTAAGCAGCTTCTGGATAAGCTTGTTGTGGTGAAGTATAATGGAGCTTTGGGAAAGAATATGAGTTTTGGTGGTCCCAAGTAAGCAATTATCTAACTTCTGGAAGtttgatacttttttttttttgaagaaaagagAAGCATTTCTTGATGATTCCATGGTTATATATTAAAGACATGCCTCTTCATAAATGAATATAGTTTCTGTGATATACATATGTTTTTTGGTTTCATGAAGATGGTTTGAATAGAATCTTGTTTgatataaatggttaaatattcTAATTTTGTGATGACATCCCTTACTTCAAATATTGTACTACCACCCTTTTGGATGAATCTTTGTTGTTATTATATTAGGCATTTTCACATGAAATATGCTTAAATACTTTACTACTTAGTTCCTGGGTGAACTTTATATTCAAGAGAATTTAAGAACTGTCCGGTTTTTATTTGAGAAATGACGTGCTTTCTTTACTTTGGTCTTTGATATTTGAGTCATTCTTGTCATAGAAACATTTGGACATTTAGTTGAATTTGTGCAATTCCTTTTATCCTTTGCACAGGTCTTTGATTGAAGTTAAAAATGGGTCAACACCTCTTGACTTAATTGTTAACCAAATTCAGGTTGGTTACCAGCTATTTGTTGTATATATTGTTCTTTTATAGCATTAGAGCTCACTAGTTGAACATTTTCAATTCTTTGTAGTCACTAAATTCGAAGTACGGATGCAATATTCCTCTGCTTTTGATGAACCCAAAGAACACACACAATGATATTGTAAAGGTGATCTGTTTTTCCTACACTGTTTTGTTGTTAACCTTGTATCTCAGCAAAGGTACTCAGCCAAGTTGTCATGTGTAGGCTTTGGAGAAGTATTCCACCTTAGACGTCGATATACATCCTTTTGAACAGGTTTGGGAACCTAACTTTTCCTGTTGTAACTGGTTCTGGAATTTGTTCATACTCATTAAACTCATAACTTCCTCTTGATAAATTTGAGAACCTAGCTAGATATACATCCTTTTGAACAGGTTTGAGAACCTAGCCATTATTTTCTTGTTGCATAACTGGTTCTGGAATTATTTTCTATGGTCCTTAAATTTGTACTTCTTCTTGATAAAATAATTGGATTTATGTAGGGTGAACATACTCAACATGAATCTTTTGTCAGCGAGGGATGTGAGGATAAATGGTATGCCCAATTTTGCATCCTTCCTTCGGTGCAGCATCATTGTTTTCTTTGCTTTTTTGTTAATATAAGATTTTTCTGTGATGAATGAACTATGATAATGTTATTTAGCAACTTCTGGAAGTCTTGGTAAAGTTCATAGTTGGCTCTAGAAATCAACCATAACTTTGAATGCAAATTAGGATAGTTCCGCGCCTATTACTCTGAATTTATTCTTCATATTCACTTTCCTTTTCTCATTGTTATGAAATACTAGTCCTTTTGATCTATTCTAGGTTTATGTTTTCCTGAGTTTAGCATTTTTCAGTATCTTTCATTTTGATGAACGGGGAAATATGCATGGTCTACTGTCAGTATCCTATTTCCTCCTATGTCGAAAAACTGGAAAATCATAGATTCCAAAATTTTATGGAGTGATCTGATAATTTTCCAAAATACCCAATAGattccttttctttttgcttATTTACTCTGCAGGATTATATTGTGGTTACAGTCACCAATTGCTGAAAGGTCTCATCATTGCTTTATTTTTTTGTGCAAAGGCAATCTTCTAAACATGGCGCTCATTTCCTTTCCCTAATGAATAGTGGAACTCTTGATGTATTACTTGCTCAGGTATTTGTGATTTCGaaaatatttcattttgtttCTCAAGTCTAAAATAGAAAGAAATATCCTTGAGGATGAAAATGCAAAAGTATGCCAGGAGGAAAGCTGATGCAAACTCTTAATCTCATTGCTTCCtgtaggaatattctgtaaatattttaggaatattttgtagatattttctttattaaaatcccttattttaagggatcatatctcctatttagtatctttcctaacttagagtttcctaaagtagtgtcataggttgtatataaaaactctgatttatgttctatttagtataaaaaaatactctgatttctacatGGTATCAGCTTAGGTTACGATTTCTTTTTCAACCTAGACCATGTCCGAAACTCCTTCTCCTACTTCGGAGATTACTTCAAATCCAGAAAATTTTTCTGATTCCGATGCTCCATCAGATTCGTCTGGTCTGACTATCACCTGCCATCGATTGAATGGCAACAATTTTCTTGAAGGGTCTTGTGAAGGTAATCTGGTTATAAAAGATCCAGAAGGTAACCTTTCTTCTACTGCATTTTTCTCCTCTCAGTTGACTCCTAATTGGATCCTCGATTCTGGTGCTACGGATCATATGACTGGTAACAAGACATTGTTTCACAATTTTTTCCATGCCTTTGGTAAAGCTGTCAAAACGGCTGATGGTACCTTGTGCAAAATAGAGGGACATGGCACTGTTATTCTCAATGAACAGATTGCACTTAAAAATGTTCTCTTTGTACCAAATCTGGCGTGCAATCTCATCTCTGTTAGTAAATTGTCCACAGACTTGCACTGCTCTGTAATTTTTAATGATCGTGATTGTACTTTGCAGGCACTGAACTCGAAGAAGATGATTGGTAAGGCCAGCTTGTATAATGGTCTCTACATCCTCCCTACCTCTCCTAAAATCGAGATCTCCAAGTCATTTACCGCTTTAGGAAAAGTTGATACTGTTATGTTATGGCACTTTCGTTTAGGCCATCCTAGTTTCCAATACCTTGCAAAATTGTTTCCTGCTCTATTCATTAATAAAAGGCCTAATTCTTTTTCTTGCAAAGTTTGCTCTCTTgccaaacatactaaatcatcttattttccttctacatacaagccttcttacccttttgctttgatccatagtgatatttggggcccttctcgggtgaagaatgctgataattgtaagtggtttatcacttttattgatgatcacagtaggataacttggacttatttgctgaaagataaatctgaaactgctagtgtttttgtgcaattttataacaTGGTTCTCACTCAATTTGGGTCTAAAATCCAGCTCTTTAAATCTGATAATGGCAGTGAATTTTTTGCAAGGTCTTTAGGtgattttttttaaggaaaagggcATAGTTCAGATTAGTTCTTGTGTTGGAACCCCACAACAAAACGGCGTTGCCGAAAGAAAAAATAGGCACCTTCTTGAAGTTACTCGTTCTCTTCTATTTACCACTAATGTTCCTAAATATTTGTGGGGGGAAGCCTTATTAACTGCCACATATTTAATCAACCGGATGCCTAgtaaggttttaaaatttcaaacgcctcaatctatatttttgcagcactttcctcattttaagcctatctcctccattctgccacttaaaatttttggctgcactgtttttatccaaaatattgctcctaataagtccaagttagatcctaagtctttaaaatgtgtattggttgggtATTCTTCACTTAAGAAGGGTTATAAATGCTATCATCCTCCTTCTAAACGATTTTTCACCACTATGGATATAACATTTTATGAGCAGGATTCCTATTTCACTCAGGCTGAAATTCAGGGGGAAACATGGAGTGATTTTCAGCCACAACAGGTATCTCCTTCTAATCTTCATTCTCAACCTTCAGAATTGCCATCTTGTTCGCCATTACCTGCAGATCTGTCACCTGTGAATGCTCCCATTGATTCTCCTGTAGTACCTATGATTAATTCACCTACACCCACTTTAAACACTCTTCCTGAAAATACACCTACTCCAATTGACAGTCTTCAAAAAACACCATCACCCAAACAGCTTCGTGTCTACACAAGAAAAAGAAGACATATCCCTGAGACTGTTTTGCAATCTGATTCTTGCCGAGAATTGGATTTGGGTCCAGCTGCCGAAATGGAAGAAGAAATCAGTAAGTCCACTACTCTAGATGACTTTCCTATTGCTATTAGAAAAGGGGTTAGACAGTGCACCAAGCATCCTATTGAAAAATTTACTGGTTATAATTCATTGATGCCGTCTTTTCAAGCATTTACAGCAACTTTGGATAAAGAACAGGTTCCCACAAGCATAGCTGAAGCTCTAAAGGATCCAAAATGGAGAAGGGCTGTTGAAGAGGAAATTTGTGCACTAGAGAAAAATGCTACTTGGACCATTACAGACCTTCCTCAAGGAAAAAAGGCTGTCGGCTGTAAATGGATCTTTGCTGTAAAGTATAACTCCAATGACAGTATccaacgatacaaagctagactagtggccagaggtttcacgcaaacatatgggatagacttcacagaaacttttgcacctgtggcaaagcttaacactattcgagtactccTAAGTTTGGCTGTAAATTGCGATTGGAAATTACACCAACTTAATGTAAAAAACGCATTTCTTAATGGCAAGCTTGAGGAAGAAGTCTATATGCAATTGCCACCTGGCTCAAAGTCTATTGAAGGTAGCAACAAGGTTTGCAAGCTCAACAAGTCTCTATACGGGTTAAAACAATCACCCAAAGCTTGGTTCGAGAGGTTCACTAAAGTCATTCTTCAAAATGGCTACAAGCAGTCCCTTGCTGATCATACGCTTTTCATCAAGGTAACTTCTACAAATAAGAAAGCTATCCTAattgtgtatgtggatgacatcattcttactggagatgatgaggaagagattagcaatttgaagaagttgttaaacagggaattcgaaaccaaggacttgggaaagctaaggtatttcctaggaatggaggtggcaagatcaaaagaaggacttgtgatcaaccagagaaagtatgtacttgatttactcaAAGAAACTGGTTTTCTTGGCTGTAAGCCGGCTGATACACCAATGGAGGCAAACTTGAGATTCAATAAAGAAGATGAGTCCTTAGTAGACAGAGAGAAATTTCAAAGGTTAGTTGGGAAACTAATCTACTTATCCTTGACAAGGCCAGATATAGCTTTTCCCGTAAATGTAATAAGTCAACACATGACTAATCCTACTGAAGAGCATATGGCAGCagcaaatagaattctcaagtacttgaagaaaactccaggacacggcttaatgtttaagaagacacaagacagaactgttaagatttttacagactctagttgggctggagatctcactgaaagaagatccactagtgggtactgcacttttgtttggggtaaccttacaacttggagaagtaagaaacaatctgttgtttcaagaagtagtgctgaagctgaatttagagcactagctttggggatatgcgaaggaatttggctacttaaattactaaaagaacttggcacaaatcaggaggatcactttgaagtttgtgtgataatcaatctgccattcagattgccaagaacccagttcaacatgaccgaacaaagcatgttgaaattgataggcattttattgctgatcaagtcaacaaaaagacagccactctttcttacattccttcagaaggacagattgcagacattcttaccaaggctttgccaaaacctgtgttcaataaattcctattcaagctgggattatacaatgtatattctccagcttgagggggagtgtaggaatattctgtaaatattttaggaatattttgtagatattttctttattaaaatcccttattttaagggatcatatctcctatttagtatctttcctaacttagagtttcctaaagtagtgtcataggttgtatataaaaactctgatttatgttctatttagtaTAAAAAAATACTCTAATTTCTACACTTCTAGGGTAAGGAGTATGCCCTTGTGGTTAACCCAGATAATGTGGCTGGTGTTGTGGACCCAAGTATCCTTTGTATTGTTCCTATCATTTTATTTTGCAGTGTTTATTAATGACCTTCAATTCTGTAGTTGTACCCcttgatttgataatttagaAATCTTGAACCATTTGGCCCAAAACAGTATTGAATATTGTTCGGAGGTATGCAAGGATGATTTCGATTTATTATAACTCTTCGGCTAAAATTTGTTTGTAAGTCTTTACTGTTTTCAGGTGACACCAACCACCTCCAATGGTTTAATCAACTTTATGGCTAGTTCGCTCCAAGGGATGTTTAAGGCAAGTGATATCATGAATTGTCTTGATGTCTGATAAATTTGTTTGATATCCATGTATATATCAAAACAGCCTTAATTAACTTTGTTGCTTTCTTTATGATATAGCTTGAAGACTTCACTTCAGATCACTCTGAAAAAGTAAGTTGCTTATAATACTTATTCACTGAAGAAAAAGGcatgaatatgtgtatatatgcactttttgtccaaaattttatgtCAAGTTGCACAGAACAATAGTAGAATTGCGTGGTTTCTTACAGACATTGTTTGGTTAATCTAACTGGCTCATCATATTCCTTTCTGTTTTGTCTTGCTCATAATAAGTCGGTGAAAGGATTCAAATACATTGATACAAGAAGCTTGTAAGTTAACTGCTATGCGCCTGTAATTTGTTCtaataaaaatgcaaataggcTAAATTGTGGTTTCATTTCTCTCAGGTGGCTAAATTTGAAAGCCATTAAAAGGCTTGTAGATACCAGTGCACTGAATTTGGATAACCTTTCTACTTTAAAGGTACCTTTTGCTTAAAATTTTCCGAGACAGCTTTACATGCTATATGAAGCAAGAAACTGATAAAAGTTTTTGTTGTTGCTTTGTCATTGAGGCAGTTATTTGAAAATTCAATTGGCATTTCCATTCCTCAATCTCGTTTTCTTCCTTTGAATTGCACGTCGGACTTATTCCTTCTCCAGGTCATTCTCTTttataaactataatttcatGCTACAACCCAAAGAAAGTACTATTTCATCTGACTTAAGGCTTTAAGCATCAAAATTCTATATTCTACAGTCGGACCTTTACTCATTTACTGAAGGCATGTTTGTTCGAAATGATGCGAGGGTCAGTCCTAGTGACCCTTCCATTGCTTTAGGACCTGAATTTGAAAAGGTGAGGGTTTATGGACTCATGAAGGCATTATATTTATTGTGGTTGCATTTATTTTCTTGAATCTATTATTACATTCTGTTTTCCTAATCAGATTAGCGATTTCAAGCGCCGCTTTGAAACAATTCCTAGCATTGTCAAGCTGGATAGCTTGGAGGTGAATGGTGATGTTTGGTTTGGAGCTGATATAGTTCTCAAGGTATCCATATTATTGCCCCTGGATCAATACCTTGCTTCTTTGTTGGGATATCTTTTCCTTCATGTATTACATTTAAACTTGATGCTATGATTTTTTCAGTGCTGAAAGTTGCAGATAAGTGTTGTGTTTCAGTATTTTCAAATCACTAAATAATTTGATGATGTGTTAATTATTGATTGATGGCTAAATTGTGCAAGAGGGAAGTTGTATCCAACGGAAGTTAAGTATTTTAGTTCTTTGTTATCCATTACATAAAAATTTCCTTTTCCCGTAAAAGGCTAAAAGTGCTGTCAGTGAAATACTATACATTCTTTAGGAATTTCAATTATGTAATTTGATTCTTGCTCTTTTCTTTTtggaataaaaatttatttatctgcACTGTTTGATATGGATTGTTGACAATATTTTTGAAACAAATCAAGAGTACAGCCAATACTGATATCCTGTTATGTGTATTGAAATTCCATGTTACTGAGATTTGGTCGTGAGTGTCAGGAATATGTATGTTTGACTTGGGTATGCTAATTTTTTCTCATGGTTTATATGTATTTGGGAGTCCTTAGAGGTTCATATCCCTCTCATACCTATGTCCAGAATGTTTGACATAGTACTTAAGAATATTAAGTAGGAGCAAGAAATATACTTGCTGCTTTATTGAGTTTGCTTTCTTTGTGGTTTTAAGTCACTGCTGTTTTAGTGCTCCTGTGAGTCCTTAATTTTGCTGTTTTAACTTGTTTCTGCTTGTGTACTTAAGGGGAAAGTTGTAATCGATGCAAGCCCTGGACTGACATTGCGGATTCCTGGCGGAGTTGTGCTCGAAGATGAGGTAATTCTTAAGAATATATTGTACTTCTTGATCTCTTTTTTCCCCTCCTGTGCTAGGCACTCATATCCGTTGGTCTGTTTTGCGTTTTGGTGTGTTCAGGAGATCAATGATCCCGCAGACATTTAAGGGAGGGAATCAGTTGTAGCTTTTTTGGTGAATGCGTTGAACATGAAGCAcaacacaaaacaaaaaaaaaaaaaggctttgtaatgctttaatattttgttattcaAATTTTGTATTGATCAATGTTATTTGTTATTGGAAGAGGAAATAATAGTTAGAGCTTTGAGCTGAGTGATTGATTCCTCATTATAAGCAGCTTAATGGAGACTGATGGCTCTAACTTCAGAACATGAGAATTGAGACTTGGCCTTTTTGTTGCTCCGGTTAGCGGGTGCCCATTAGGTACGAATTAAcgattatttatttatcattttaaatattcGCATTGATATATATTTTGGTGCTTTATTAGTAAACTGGCCTCTGAACTATATCCCAATTCTTATTTTGGTAAGAAATGGTgcttaaaattgtaaatattgtttcATTGTATATGATATTTAATCAAAATCTGccgtgttttttttttggtggtgTAGAGGTATGTGTGGGGTCAATTtactattataaatataattgtaaGTACATATTATGAAAATGAATTTGAAGACTAATCTTAATATGGTGATATCAATATGAAATAGTTGGGTTTTCTTCAGAAAGAAAATGAGTCAATACCAAATAACAGGGAAACCCCAAAAATATTGAAAGTTTCTgtggaaaatgaatttctttttaaacaaattaaggttaaattatttttcaaatttttgaaattttatcacTTCAAAAATTgggtaatttaccctaaaattaatggttaaattgtCTATATGTTGGGAATTTTTGCTTTATCGGCCAAacagtttttttttgtaaaacgaATTAGGAAAATAAGTCAATTTTAAATGGAGTATGAGAAAGTGTGTCTAGTTGGGCGTGTTTTCTACACAGGTGACAAAAATTTGTACTCAATTGAATGTGCTTTTTTCCAACGGTCATTAGgctattttctatatttttcattcaaatctAACTCTTTCTGTTCTCCCtaaactttcaattctctcaaaTTCTCAAGATTTGTtcgaaattttttaataaatttgtatgaaaatattatagttttattttattatttcgtagattattcattttgattaattttttacgAATGACAAGTTCTCTTATATGTTTCGATGACAAGCACATTTCCACCACTCAATCAATAATGgtaaggaaaaattttaaatttcgttattttcaattcagttaattttaaagttttaaattttttaaaattatcttattGATATAAATAGGCGGATGATCATGTTTTGGAGGGGTTCATA
It includes:
- the LOC107891001 gene encoding UTP--glucose-1-phosphate uridylyltransferase 2 isoform X4 yields the protein MTIHSVVIQKLLTTNAHIGRQVATHHFKQFTYGFRNRQSIIDSDKTLICLRNALNFLSCLSRDPSSSFLFINTNPLFQPIIDEMTSRVTSLIPERASSLWKMRGFLTNSCSPKKFRSRHKKLVFAPTKMPDCVVIFDTERKSSVFLEAERLGIPIVALVDSSMPWEYYKKVTYPIPANDSVQFVYLICNMITKCLMLEKKKDGAKGPGKKATIKDRVESTSESEGSASDEVLVVPYENLAPMSCDVAESKQLLDKLVVVKYNGALGKNMSFGGPKSLIEVKNGSTPLDLIVNQIQSLNSKYGCNIPLLLMNPKNTHNDIVKALEKYSTLDVDIHPFEQGEHTQHESFVSEGCEDKWQSSKHGAHFLSLMNSGTLDVLLAQVTPTTSNGLINFMASSLQGMFKLEDFTSDHSEKSVKGFKYIDTRSLWLNLKAIKRLVDTSALNLDNLSTLKLFENSIGISIPQSRFLPLNCTSDLFLLQSDLYSFTEGMFVRNDARVSPSDPSIALGPEFEKISDFKRRFETIPSIVKLDSLEVNGDVWFGADIVLKGKVVIDASPGLTLRIPGGVVLEDEEINDPADI